In one Rutidosis leptorrhynchoides isolate AG116_Rl617_1_P2 chromosome 8, CSIRO_AGI_Rlap_v1, whole genome shotgun sequence genomic region, the following are encoded:
- the LOC139864701 gene encoding calcium-transporting ATPase 9, plasma membrane-type-like, translating to MDLRKRDQRTKHSLVKTRSFRQERFPAAVISGSSKAADGENGEVEYFKKVIETMAAGSLRCVAIAYCPFNWEIFLTSDEELEHWLMPEDDLVLLAIIGLKDPCRRDVKDAVRLCIKAGVKVRMVTGDNLQTAKAVALECGILKSDADAKEPNLIEGKTFRGYSEKQRLQVANKISVMGRSSPNDKLLLVQALRKNGHVVAVTGHGTNDAPALHEADIGLAMGIQGTQVAKESSDIVILDDNFASVVKVVRWGRSVYANIQKIIQFQLTVNVSALVINVVPAVSSGDVPLNAVQLLWVNVIMDTLGALALATEPPTDDLMDRTPIGRREPLITNIMWRNLLIQAMYQVTVLLVLHFDGKRILHLENESQEYALKMKNTLIFNAFVISQIFNEFNARKLEEFNVFKGVAKNRLFIGIISFTVVLQVIIIMFFGKFTTTVRLSWQLWLVSIVIGLVSWPLAMVGKLIPVSERPFSEYFTTICNSCKPSRLRNIGSSSENEGN from the exons ATGGACTTAAGGAAAAGGGATCAGAGAACCAAACACAGCCTTGTAAAGACAAGGAGTTTCCGGCAGGAGAGATTTCCGGCAGCAGTGATTTCCGGCAGCTCCAAGGCAGCAGACGGCGAAAATGGCGAG GTGGAATATTTTAAAAAAGTGATTGAAACTATGGCTGCTGGAAGTTTGCGTTGTGTTGCTATTGCCTACTGTCCATTTAATTGGGAAATTTTTCTGACAAGTGACGAGGAATTAGAGCATTGGCTAATGCCTGAGGATGATCTTGTTTTGTTAGCAATTATTGGTTTAAAG GATCCTTGTAGGCGTGATGTGAAAGATGCAGTTCGACTGTGCATAAAGGCTGGTGTGAAGGTAAGAATGGTGACCGGTGACAATCTTCAAACAGCAAAAGCAGTTGCACTTGAATGTGGGATACTAAAGTCAGATGCAGATGCAAAAGAACCGAATTTAATTGAAGGGAAAACGTTCAGGGGATATTCAGAAAAACAAAGGCTGCAAGTTGCTAACAAAATATCT GTGATGGGACGTTCTTCCCCTAATGATAAATTACTACTTGTGCAAGCACTAAGGAAAAACGGACATGTTGTCGCTGTTACTGGACATGGTACTAATGATGCACCTGCGTTACACGAG GCTGATATTGGGCTAGCTATGGGTATCCAAGGAACTCAAGTGGCGAAAGAGAGCAGTGATATCGTTATATTAGATGACAATTTTGCTTCAGTTGTCAAG GTTGTTCGATGGGGAAGATCCGTATATGCCAATATCCAGAAAATTATCCAGTTTCAGCTTACTGTAAATGTTTCTGCCCTTGTAATTAATGTCGTGCCAGCTGTTTCTTCTGGTGATGTCCCACTAAATGCAGTGcag CTCCTTTGGGTGAATGTTATAATGGACACTCTTGGTGCACTTGCTCTAGCTACTGAACCACCAACAGATGACCTCATGGACCGAACACCGATCGGTCGAAG GGAACCTCTTATAACAAACATTATGTGGAGAAATTTGTTAATCCAG GCGATGTACCAAGTGACGGTCCTCCTTGTACTCCACTTTGATGGGAAAAGGATTCTTCATTTAGAAAATGAGAGTCAAGAGTATGCCCTCAAAATGAAGAATACACTTATTTTCAATGCTTTTGTTatttctcag ATATTCAATGAATTTAACGCTCGGAAGCTTGAGGAGTTCAATGTTTTTAAAGGAGTTGCCAAAAATCGCTTATTTATTGGAATTATATCATTCACTGTTGTACTTCAA GTCATCATTATCATGTTCTTTGGCAAATTTACGACAACGGTCAGGCTGAGTTGGCAATTGTGGCTAGTCTCTATTGTAATTGGTCTTGTTAG TTGGCCACTTGCTATGGTTGGGAAATTGATACCTGTTTCTGAGCGGCCCTTTAGCGAATACTTCACTACCATTTGCAACTCATGCAAGCCATCTCGACTGAGAAATATAG GTTCATCAAGTGAAAATGAGGGTAACTGA